A single region of the Vicia villosa cultivar HV-30 ecotype Madison, WI linkage group LG4, Vvil1.0, whole genome shotgun sequence genome encodes:
- the LOC131594122 gene encoding uncharacterized protein LOC131594122 → MSKGSHSKNMFMRIMCSPIRALGKARDAYVRGITNCGQSMNYGSYPMDDASRFSSLSRSQSAATTSSSRRSSSASSLSRLDDNEDFAELVRAASARTLGNRIDVDLVMKQRQQQEQQKMNKKLPKSSSVGMAKIDEDMPFDSGIGNGVGFVGESYPRSKSYAVGNRTRNGVF, encoded by the coding sequence atgaGCAAGGGATCACATAGTAAGAACATGTTCATGAGAATCATGTGTTCACCAATAAGAGCACTAGGAAAAGCAAGAGACGCATACGTAAGAGGCATAACAAACTGCGGACAAAGCATGAATTACGGTAGTTATCCAATGGATGATGCTAGTAGATTCTCCTCTTTATCAAGAAGTCAGAGTGcagcaacaacatcatcatcgagAAGATCATCATCAGCATCGTCGTTATCAAGGCTTGATGATAACGAAGATTTTGCTGAGCTTGTTAGAGCTGCTTCTGCTAGGACTTTGGGGAATAGAATTGACGTGGATTTGGTTATGAAACAGCGACagcaacaagaacaacaaaagaTGAATAAAAAGTTACCTAAGTCTAGTAGTGTTGGGATGGCTAAGATTGATGAAGACATGCCGTTTGATTCTGGGATTGGGAATGGTGTTGGTTTTGTTGGGGAGTCTTATCCTAGATCTAAGAGTTATGCTGTTGGAAATAGAACTAGGAATGGTGTTTTCTGA